DNA sequence from the Nicotiana tomentosiformis chromosome 3, ASM39032v3, whole genome shotgun sequence genome:
TTGAAccgttgccacgaggtgttgcgcaacatgggCATTGTTcagaccaatggggttgactttgcaATGTTCCAGATGACCGGTTATGCCAAGAGATGGTGGCGGGATTATGTGCTGACCAGACTAGCTGGTTCACCTTCACTTACCTAGGATCCGTTTTcgtagctatttctggagaagtttattcctttcacCTTGAGAGAGGAGTATCGCAGGTAGTTTGAGCACCTTCAGTAGGGTAGCATGACcattacccagtatgagacccgatTTGTAGACCTAGCTCGCCATGCAGTTATCttactccctactgagagggagaaagTGAGGAGATATGGGCTTACTTTCAATATTAGGctatagatggccaaggagaccggagatgatatttcttttcatAGGGCCGTAGAAATTGCTAGACGGATCAAGATGGTTCGTGGCCAGGAGAGGGGGGCGGTATATGATAAGAGGCCTTGTCATTTTTgtagttttagtggtgcctcgtctggaggcaaggATTCATTTGGTAGGGGCTATCCTCATAGGCCGTTTGAGCCAGTACTTTAGGCATCCCACGGTGGTTCGggtagtcgtggtccttatgtgtctcatcctgagcagctagcctatagtgcaccatcagctcctattagtgcacctccgatctagagttatcagggtggttatccaGGTAGACAGGGccagttccagggtcagcagtcacagcagccgagggcttgttatacttgtggagatctGAGGCATGTTGCAAGATTTTTCCCTAGGTCATAGGGCGACATGCCACAGCAcagttctcgtgccatagtttTGGCGCCGATTGCTTCACCGCTAGCTCAGCCAGCTAAAGGTGGGGGGTCAGACTaccagaggtagaggtcaggccattagaggtgtaggtcaggccattagaggtggaggccagccaactaGAAGCGGTCCGAGAGGCAGAGGTTAGAGTGGTGTGGCCCATCCATGTTTTATGCATTTTCAGTtagacctgaggccgagtcatctcaCATCATCATCACATGTATTTTccaattttccatagagatgcttcagttctatttgttctgagctccacttattcctacgtgttatcctattttgcttcatagctagttatgcctcgtgattctttgagtgctcctttATATGTGGCCAtgcctatgggagattctattattgtagatcgtgtttatcgctcaTGCGTGGTTTCTATCGGgagccttgagactagtgtagatctcatACTTCTttatatggtggactttgatgttatattgggcatgtattggttgtcaccttatcacgctatattggactgtcacgccaagacggtgaccttagccatgctggggttgcctcgattagagtggagagggactcctggccattctgccagctaggttatttcttatgtgaaggctcggcgtatggttgagaagggatgtctagcatatttggcgtATATtcatgattctagtgcggaggttccttccacgGATTCAGTAACGATTGTGCGCGAGTTTCCTGAGGTGTTTCCTGCaaatttgtcggggatgccacgtgacagagatattgacttttgtactgacttggctccgggcactaagcccatttctattccaccataccgtatggccccgcctgagttgaaggaactgaaggagcagttgcaggattttcttgataagggattcattagacttagtgtctctccctggggtTCACCAGTGTTTttcgtgaagaagaatgatggtttgatgaggatgtgtattgattatcagcagttgaacaaagtcaccataaagaacaagtatctgttgccgaggattgatgacttatttgatcagcttcagtgtgccaaaatattttcgaagattgatttgagatttgtctaccatcagttgaagattagggcatcagattACCGTAAGAatgcttttcggactcggtatgggcattatgagttcctagtgatgtcatttggcttgacaaatgccccaacaatatttatggatttgatgaatcgggtatttaagccctatttggattctattgtgatcgtctttattgatgatattttgatctacacTCGCACTCGATAGGAGCATGAACAACATCTttagattgtacttcagactctggaAGATAGTCAGTTTTATGCCAtgttttcaaagtatgagttttaGTTGAATTCAGTTGCCTTTTTGCGACATGTAGTATCTgccgagggcattaaagtggatcctacgaagattgaggcagttcagaattggcctagacttacttcaactacagagatttggagcttcctgggtttggcgggttattatcgccggttcgtggaaggattttcatccgTCGCAGcaccattgactagattgacccagaaggatgccccattcaggtggtccgatgagtgtgagttgagctttcagaagctcaaaactgctttgactacagccccattgttggtgttgcccacaggttcaggatcctacattgtgtattgtgatgcatcgcttattaggcttggtgcagtattgatgcaagatggcagggtgattgcatacgcatctcggcagttgaaggtccataagagaattaccatgttcatgactttgagttggcaaccattgctcatgcattgaagatttggaggcattgccTCTATGGCGTGTCGTGGGAGGCATTCAcaaatcatcagagtctacagtatttgtttaagcagaaggatctcaacttgaggcagcgaagttggttagagttgttgaaagactatgatattatcattttgtatcatcccaggaaggccaatgcgATGAacgatgccttgagcagaaaggctgtgagtatgggttcGTGATGTTATAATCATGGTTGGGGAGAGGGTTTTGCTCctggtttcgcccatgaagggtgtgatgaagtTCGGGAAAAAGGacaagctgagccctaggtatatcagaccctttgagatccttgagatagttggtgaggtggcctacaagcttgcattgccacctagcacATTAGCAGTTCACCttgtgttccatgtttccatgctccagaagtatcactgtgatccgtcccatgtattagatttcagctcagtccaattggacaaggatttgacttacgaggaggagctggtggccattctAGCACAGCATatccggaagttgaggtctaaaagTTACCCTTCTgttagagtgcagtggagaggtcaaccgatcGAGGCAGCTATGTGGGAGTCTGAGtctgatatgcagagtagatacccacactttTTCACCAGTCCAagtacctttctatgtccgttcaaggacgaacgttcaTTTTAGAagtgaagaatgtgatgacccgatagatctttttgagttttagcctttattttcgCGTTTCGAAACCCGATTAGCTCCGTTTAGTGTTTCTCGATTTTTGTTTTAGCCAATATTACTACTAGGCATGCTGCCTAGTAGTTGttatattaataataaaagaaaaaaccaCAACGGAAGAGTACAAGTAAGGGGGGCAAAAGCTACAGTATTGTTGCCTCTATGTCTTGGCTATATAGTCATCCATCTGCGCCTCCATTGCCATTTGATTGCAGCCTCATTTTAGGCTGCCGGCATAGTCTCACGAGGGCAAATGATCTCATAGTCTTTTGGATAATTTCCAAAGGCGTAGGACATAAGCAAACATATACTGCACTAGACCTTACCTTACAATTCCTACTGAGGCATTAACAACCTCATCTACTAACAAGAATGTAAAAAATAAGAAGTAGAGCGAACTAAGTATTGTATGATCATAATAGAGTTTATAATACTCTATTATGATATTACATATGATTATGCTAATAAAATGGCAAACTAGAATGATGTAGATATAAGAGTCTTGCCCTTTCTTCTCTAATGTTGTGAAATCTTTAAACCTTTTGTTCATCGTCAATCCTCTTCAAAGTGTTTTCAAACTTAA
Encoded proteins:
- the LOC138907626 gene encoding uncharacterized protein, with product MVGERVLLLVSPMKGVMKFGKKDKLSPRYIRPFEILEIVGEVAYKLALPPSTLAVHLVFHVSMLQKYHCDPSHVLDFSSVQLDKDLTYEEELVAILAQHIRKLRSKSYPSVRVQWRGQPIEAAMWESESDMQSRYPHFFTSPSTFLCPFKDERSF